The Pseudodesulfovibrio cashew genomic sequence TGGCGCTGGCGGAGGTGCTGACCCCGCCTGGCATGACGTCTTCCCAGGGAAAGATCGTCTCGCCGGTAAAGTCGTAGGCCAGCTTGACGATCACTTCCTGCCCCAGTGTCTGGACTTCGGCCCCGTGATCCACGGTGACCGTAAGGTGGGCGGCGGAGAGCCCCGCCTGTGCCACATAATCCTGAACCATGGCCGTGGGATCATCGCCGCGTGACGCGGTCACGACGCCTTCCCTGGCCGCGCGGGTCAGAATCTGATTGATGTCGATGAACTTGGAGACGTCCCAGACGCCTGCCATGAGCGGCACCATGAGCAGCCCCATGATGAGGGCGAACTCGATGACGGCGACGCCCTGCCTCTTGGTATCTGAACCGCGCATGACTCTACCTCTCGTGAGTCATGACGGCAGTTGCGGAAACCTGTGTGACCTGGGCAAGGGAGGGGATGAGGCCGTCAATCGCGAGGAAGGAGAAGGGGACGCTGACGGTGACGTCCACAGGCTGCTCCGGCTGGCGGGAGCCGACGCTGACGGAGGCGGTTTGGGTCACGCCGCCGGTGGCGAGTTCGCTCAGGATGATGGATTCCACCTGGGAGTTGGTGGTTTCCTCGAGAATCGCCGCGCGGACGCCTTCGTAGGCGGCGCCGCGGACCACGGACTGGGTCCAGTACAACCTTGCGAAGTCCATTGTTCCCATCATGATCATCATGAAAATGGGAAGGAGCAGGGCCACTTCCACTATGGTCGTTCCTCGTCTGCTCTTGGTATCCTTGGCACTGCGCATGGCATATCTCCATTCCGGCTGGAGCCGGGCTTTTTTTAACAATAAAAAGCAAGGGGTATGCCAGGATATTTTCGTGCTTGGGTAAAATTATATAACTATTTGTTATTATTAGTATAAAATTATTTCAACACGCCGAAATATCGCGGATATTTGTTTGTCGCAAGGCGTAGGTATTCCATGAAAAATAGGCGATCAGACAAGCATTCCACGAAAAGTGGAAAAAGAAAGGCGGATGGGTACTGTTAAGAAGAAGAGTTAGAAAACCGGGTAGATGGCCGATTCCGTGGCCTCGTCTCTTTCCGTGGTGCCCATCTGACCGGGGGCGGGGCGGTATTTGCCCGAGGAGAGCAGCTCGGTGAGCACTGGGCCAAGAGTCTTTGCATAGGCGGCGTTGGCCTCGGCGTTGGGATGACCGTCAAAGGGGGCTAGGCGGTACAGATAGCCGCCCCGTTCGTCGCATTGGTCGAGGTCCACCGGGCCGGGAGCCCAGTTCATGCCCGTTTGGTGCAGGAAGTCCCGGTAGCCGGTATTGGCCACCAGGTATTGCACGTGGAAGACGGTTCCGTGCTTGCGGCAAA encodes the following:
- a CDS encoding TadE family protein — its product is MRGSDTKRQGVAVIEFALIMGLLMVPLMAGVWDVSKFIDINQILTRAAREGVVTASRGDDPTAMVQDYVAQAGLSAAHLTVTVDHGAEVQTLGQEVIVKLAYDFTGETIFPWEDVMPGGVSTSASAKME
- a CDS encoding TadE/TadG family type IV pilus assembly protein, with product MRSAKDTKSRRGTTIVEVALLLPIFMMIMMGTMDFARLYWTQSVVRGAAYEGVRAAILEETTNSQVESIILSELATGGVTQTASVSVGSRQPEQPVDVTVSVPFSFLAIDGLIPSLAQVTQVSATAVMTHER